Part of the Salvia splendens chloroplast, complete genome genome, TAATCCAATATGCAAATTAATTGGTTCTGTCAATCTAGCTATATGTTGTGTATTGTCGACAATTTCTACATAAGGTGGTAAGATGATATCTTGAGCAGTTACATATCCAGGACCCCTAACACAAATAGACGCGTCACAAGTTCCATATAGATTACTTCTCAATACAATTTCCTTCAAATTCATTAGAATTTCGTGGGCCGATTCTTGAATACCCGTTACAGTAGAATATTCGTGGGAGACATTCTCGGATTTTACACGTGTGATACATGTTCCTTCTATTTCTCCAAGCAAAGCTCTTCGCATCGCAATGCCTATTGTGTCGGCTTGTCCTTTCATAAGTGGAGCCAGAATAAATCGACCATAATAAAGGCGTTTACTGTCTGTTCTCGATTCAACACACTTCCACTGTAGTGTCCGAGTAGATACTGTTACTTTCTCTCGAACCATAGTAATAATATTTTTTTATTGAATTATTTATTTCTCTTGTTTCTCTTGAAATTGATTCACTGTTTATTTCTACACACGTCTTTTTTTCGGAGGTCTACAGCCATTATGTGGCATAGGGGTTACATCCCGTACAAAAGTTAATAGGATACCACTTCTACGAATAGCTCGTAATGCGGCGTCTCTTCCGAGACCGGGACCTTTTATCATGACTTCTGCTCGTTGCATACCCTGATCTACTACTGTATGAATAGCATTTGCTGCTGCAGTTTGAGCGGCAAAGGGTGTCCCTCTTCTCGTACCATTGAATCCACAAGTACCGGCCGAGGACCAGGAAACCACCCGACCCCGTACATCTGTAACTGTGACAATGGTATTATTAAAACTTGCTTGAACATGAATAACTCCCTTTGGTATTTTACGTGTACTTTTACGTGCACCAATACGTACGTTTCTACGTAAACCTGTTCTCGGTATAGCTTTTGCCATTATTGTATCATCTCATAAATATGAGTCAGAAATATATGGATATATCCATTTCATGTCAAAACAGATTCTTTATTTGTACGCTGAGCCCTTATAGTGAGTCTGATTATCCCTTTATCCTTGTCTTTGTTTATGTCTCGGGTTGGAACAAATTACTCTAATGCGCCCCCGTCTACGGATTAGTCGACATTTTTCACAAATTTTACGAACGGAAGCTCTTATTTTCATATTTTTCATTCCTTATCTTAATTCTGAATCTACTTCTTGGTAGAAAATAAGTTTCTTGCAATTTTGAATATCGAATCATATTGAATAAAAATCACCTAATCTTTCGAATCCTTGTTTCGGAGTCGATAAATTATACGTCCTCTGGTTGAATCATAACGACTTACTTCAATTTTGACTTTATCTCCGGGTAGTATCCGTATAAAACTACGCCGTATCTTTCCCGAAACATAACCTAGAATCAGATCCTCATTATCTAACCGAACCCGGAACATGCCATTGGGAAGTGATTCAGTAATTAAACCTTCATGAATCCATTTTTGTTCTTTCATTCCAGGTAAAGCCTCCTTGAGGTATCAACTAATGGAGGAGAAACGATATTAGACAACTCACCCCCCTTTCTTTTTCTCAATATAGGAAGAGGTTTCGGATTTCATTTGGATATTAAATGGATTACCATATATAACATAAAATTTCTCCGCCGATTCCTTCTAGTCGAGCTTCCCGATCTGTCATTATACCCCGAGAAGTGGAAATAATTACAATCCCCATTCCACCTAAAATTCTAGGAATTCGTTGAGAGTTAGAATAGATTCGTAGACCAGGTCGGCTGATGCGTTTTAGATTTAACAAATTTCTATAGGGTCTTTTTCTATTCCTGCTATGTCGCAGGGTTAAAACAAAAAAATTTTTGTTTTTTTCTCGATGTTTTCTGACGTTTTCGATAAAACCTTCTCGAAAAAGTATTTTAACAATATTTTCGGTAATATTAGTAGATGCTATGCGAACAACTCTTTTTCTATCCATATCAGCATTTCGTATAGAGGTTATTATCTCAGCAATAGTGTCTCTACCCATGATGAATTAAAACTTTTGGCGTCCGGATATAATTAACATGTTTTTCTTTTTTTTTTATTGGTTTATGAATATAAATTTTTCAAGGTATATGCGCAAAACACAAGCTACAAATTAATCTAGTTCTTAATCTATATTCCTTTCAAATACCCCAAAAATTAACATCTCTTTTTTTTATAATACTTCGGGAGCTAATGAAACTATTTTAGTAAAATTTAATTGTCTCAATTCGCGGGGGATTGCCCCAAAAATTCGAGTCCCTTTTGGATTTCCTTCTTGATCAATCACAACTGCAGCATTGTCATCATATCGTATTATCATACCGCTGTCACGTTTAAGTTCTTTACAGGTACGAACAATTACAGCTCTAACTACTTCTGATTTTTCTAGCGGCATATTTGGTACGGCTTCTTTGATCACAGCAACAATAACGTCACCAATATGAGCATATCGGCGATTACTAGCTCCTATGATTCGAATACACATCAATTTGCGAGCCCCGCTGTTATCCGCTACATTTAAATAGGTTTGAGGTTGAATCATATAAATTTTTGAATCTATTCTTGCAATGCAAAGGATGAAGAAAATAAAAGAAATATTGTTTGTCTAAGTCTAAAAAAGAAATAGGCGATTTTGTTTCATCCCCAAGACTCATTTCTGTACGTTCTACATTTTATCCCGAAATAATAAATTGAGTTCGTATAGGCATTTTGGATGCTGCTATTAAAATAGCCCTTTTAGCTATATTTTCGGTTACTCCACCCATTTCATATAGTATTCGCCCCGGTTTAACAACAGCTACCCAATATTCAGGGGATCCTTTCCCCGAACCCATACGCGTTTCAGCAGGTCTTACTGTAACTGGTTTGTCTGGAAAGAGACGGACCCATATTTTTCCACCACGGCGTGCATTTCGTGTCATTGCCCGGCGACCTGCTTCGATTTGTCTCGATGTGATCCAAGCGGGTTCAAGTGCTTGAAGAGCATATTTACCGAAACAAATATGATTACCTCGGTAAGATATTCCCTTCATTCTTCCTCTGTGTTGTTTACGGAATCTAGTTCTTTTGGGGTTATAGTTGATGGTTGTTTCGGAATTCCATCTCTACTACAGAGCCGGACGTGAGAGTTTCTTCTCATCCAGCTCCTCGCGAATAAAAGGATTCCAAATTGAATTTCAATTAATTTGATTTGAATAGCTATTAGAACATTTTTCGAAAAAATTTTCTTTTTTCTAACGTCCTAATAAATATTTATTCTCTTTTGTCCTTTATCCGAGTTTACCAATTCCAAAAAAGAAGGTTTTCGCGGGCGAATATTTACTCTTTCAATCTCTATTTCAGTCCTAGCACGTGTTCGTCATTTTTCAAAATAGATGAATGGATTTCCGGTTTATTTCGCCATCCTAAGTAGTGAATCATTAAGATCCGTTTATTTAATAAAATTTTTTGCATTCACAGGTTCCTTCGTTTCCACCACTTCGTGCTAAATGATTAGGTCAAAATTCTACAATGGAGCTTATAATCCAATTTATTCTTGAGTCAAACTTCTTAGTCTTTATTGACTCGAAGCTCTTTAGTTTTTCTTCTCTTCTAGAAGAAATTAATTGAATATTTCATTATGTATGAATCAATTAGTATTGATGCTTTATTACACTGTCTTTTATGAGATGACTCATAGACCTTCCATATTGGAATTCTATATCATTGATATTCTTTTTCTCTCTTTCTCTCATCCTTCCATTTATCCACACCTTTCTTCTGGAATTTTGTTTTAAAAAATTTAAAGTGTAATTATTTCAGTTGCTACAAAGATATGACTTATTTAACATATCTTGACTGGTTCTTTAGATCCAGATAATATGAAGTGATGGATTGGTTTTCACACTATCGGGCCGGTCTTTTGTAACCCTAACCCTAAAAAAAACCAACGAGTCACACACTAAGCATAGCAATTATATCAAAAGGTCAATTGAATTTTTATTCAACCCTATAGAATTAAGAATTAGTTTGATTGGTAGGAAAAAGAATGAATGAGTTTCCCCTTTTTCCTTCTATCGGTTGATAGAAGGAAAAAACGATGAAAGTTTTCTTATTCCTCTTCCTTGTCTATAAAAATCCAAATTTTGATGCCCAAGACTCCATAGATAGTCCGAACTGTATAGGAACAATAATCTATTTTCGCTCGAATGGTTTGTAGGGGAACCCTGCCTTCTCTGATCCATTCGACACGGGCAATTTCTTTTCCGTCGATACGCCCTGCAATTTGTACTTGAATTCCTTTTGTATCCGCTTGTTCAGTTAATTCAATAGCCTTTTTCATTGCTTTTCGAAATGAAACTCGATTTTTTAATTGTCCAGCTATAAATTCTGCAAGAATATTAGGGTTTCCATAAGGTTTTGCAATTCTTGTGATAGCAATGTTAAGTTTGCGGTTCACATAATGAAATTTTTTTTGTAGATTCATCTGTAATTCTTCGACCCCTCGCGGTCTACTTTCTATTAATAACTTTGGGAATCCCATAAAGATTATGACCTGGATCAAATCGATTCTTTTTTGAATCTCTATATGCGAAATTCCTTCGCCGCCAGAGGATATTCTCATATTCTTTTGAATATAATTTTTAATAAAGTCTCTTATTTTTTGATCTTCTTGTAGATCCTCAGAATAATTTTTTGGTTTTGCAAACCAAAGAGAATGATGACTTTGGGTTATACCAAGTCGGAAACCAAGTGGATTTATTTTTTGTCCCATACTACCTCACTATTATATGCATCATGATCCACCATATTTGTCTTTTTCCATCTAGGTTTTTTTAACGAATAGAAAGATATATCTTCATATATATCTAAAGATATATCTTTCACTACAATAGTTATATGACAGGTAGCTTTTTTTATCGCATAACTACGTCCTCGAGCTCGAGGTTTTAATTTTTTCACGACAGTACCCTCGTTAACTTCAGCTTTAATAATTACTAAATTGTCTTCGGAGGAGCCCATAGTGTAACTAGCATTTGCTGCTGCAGAATAAACTAATTTGAAAATGGGATAACATGCTTTATAGGGCATCAGTTCTAGTATCATAAGGGTTTGCTCGTAGGAACGTCCGCGAATTTGATCAATGACTCTTCTTGCTTTGTCAGCAGATACATATATATGTCGGCCTAAAGCGCGTACTTCTGTTTTTTTCTTCTTTAGCAGCATAAGGTTCTCTCCTACTAATGAATCATAAGTACCTATCTATATGATAATGGTATGTTTTTTAAGATAAGATTAACGGCGGGATCTATTATCGCTTTTTGCATGTCCTCGGAAATTTAAAGTAGGTACAAATTCTCCCAATTTGTGACCTACCATACGATCTGTTATATAAACAGGCAAATGATCTTTTCCATTATGAACACCAATTGTATGGCCGATCATTGTAGGTATAATGGTAGATCCACGAGACCAAGTTACAATTATTTCTTTTTCTGCTTTTTGATTAAGTTTAGAGATTTTTTTTAATACATTTTTGTCTACAAAAGGATTTTTTTTTAGTGAACGTATCACAGCTTACTCCTATTTTTTTTTGTTTTTGTAAAGACGAAGAAAGAAATTCGATTTTCTTGCCTATTTACTACGGCGACGAACAATCAAATTATCACTATATTTATTCCTTTTTCTACTTCTTCTTCCAAGTGCAGGATAACCCCAAGGGGTTGTGGGTTTTTTTCTACCAATTGGGGCTCGCCCTTCACCACCCCCATGGGGATGGTCTACAGGGTTCATAACTACTCCTCTTACTACAGGACGCTTACCTAGCCAACGCTTGGATCCGGCTCTACCCAAACTTTTCTGGTTCGCCCCAACATTCCCCACTTGTCCGACTGTTGCTGAGCAGTTTTTGGATATCAAACGGACCTCCCCAGAAGGTAATTTTAATGTGGCCGATTTCCCCTCTTTTGCAATCAGTTTCGCTACAGCACCCGCTGCTCTAACTAATTGTCCACCCTTTCCAAGTGTGATTTCTATGTTATGTATGGCCGTGCCTAAGGGCATATCGGTTGAAGTAGATTCCTCTTTTTGATCAATCAAAACCCCTTCCCAAACTGTACAAGCTTCTTCCAAAGCATACGGCTTTCTGGATGTAGATGATATCTATACAGATGGATCTTATATATATATATGGTACAATGAAGTACCACATGGGTGGATATCTATATGAATCCAAATCTGCCGAATCACTCATGGGATGATCTTCTACATCCTAGGTCTTCCCGTTCCGTCATCTGGCTTATGTTCTTCATGGAGCATTCAGACCGAATGACTCTATGAAATTACGTCGATACTTCCACATATTATGGGTAACGTAGGAGACATCTCTATTTTTCCCCGGGGAATCTTTAGAATTCCCACTGCTTAGCTTTCAATTCGCCTCTGACCATCAAATGAAATGTGAATAACCCGTCCTCCTCTCTTTGAAAGAAGGGGCGCTTCCGGTTCTGTCGGTGCTTGAAACAATTTTGTCTTCTCCATATTACTATATCTCTAGAGTCAATAATTTTATATGAGGAACTACTGAACTCAATCACTTGCTGCCGTTACTCTTCAGTTTTCTGTTGAGGTTTATCCTGTAGAGGTACTCAAATTGGATCAGTGATCGATTTCTAGGTTTCGTCGTAAACCTAATTGGTTACTTCCAATTACGTAAATCAATAGTTCAAACCGCACTCAAAGGTAGGGCATTTCCCATTTTTATAGGAACTTCTGTACCAGAAACAATGGTATCTCCAATTATAGCCCCTCTGGGATGTAAAATATATCTCTTCTCACCATCCCCATAGTGTATGAGACAAATGTATGCATTTCGATTAGGGTCGTATTCTATGGTTACGATTCTACCATATATGTCTTTTTCATTCCGTCGAAAATCGATTTTACGGTATAGACGCTTATGACCTCCCCCTCTATGCCTTGCGGTAATGATTCCTCTGGCATTACGACCTTTACCACAATGATGCTGTCCATAGATCAAATTATTTCGTGGATTGGATTTCACTTGACTGTCTACGGTTCCATTGCGTGTGCTCGGGGTAGAAGTTTTGTATAAATGTATCGCCATGCTATTAAGTATTTTGATTTAAGTTCTTTTCTTTCTAAGAGGTGGAATAGAATAACCCGGTTGAAGCGTAATGATCATACGTCTGTAATGCATTGTATGTCCCATAATGGGTCCCATTCTTCTACCCTTTCCCGGAAGTCGATGACTATTCATAGCTATTACCTTGACACCAAAGAAGAGTTCGACCCAATGCTTTAGTTCTGTCCTAGTTGATCCTGATTCGACATTAGAAGTATATTGATTTTTCCCCAATAACCGAATACTTTTGTCTGTAAATACTGCATATTTGATTCCATCCATAAATCTATTTTCTTCCCTATGAGTTCTAGTCTCAATAAGAATGCTATTTCTTACTGTTCATATATTATGATATGAATATACCACACCAATTCGTTATGTGTGGGTGATGAGATTCCATTGATGCAGAGCCAATTCCAATAGACTTATTGGAGGGTCCCATTGGCGTGCATCCAGTAGGAATTGAACCTACGAATTTGCCAATTATGAGTTGGGCGCTTTAACCATTCAGCCATGGATGCTTAGCGGGGATCCTCGTACATGGTGAATAACCAAATTCCAATTGAAATGAAATCTTTAGGATAAATCAATGCAATTTAGGAGGAATCAATGAAAGGACATCAATTCCAATCCTGGATTTTCGAATTGCGAGAGATATTGAGAGAGATCAAGAATTCTCACCATTTCTTAGATTCATGGATCCAATTCAATTCAGTGAGGTCTTTCATTCACATTTTTTTCCACCAAGAACGTTTTCTAAAACTCTTTGACCCCCGAATTTTGAGTATCCTACTTTCACGCAATTCACAGGGTTCAACAAGCAATCGATATTTCACGATCAAGGGTGTAATACTATTTGTAGTAGCGGTCCTTATATATCGTATTAACAATCGAAATATGGTCGAAAGAAAAAATCTCTATTTGAGAGGGCTTCTTCCTATACCTATGAATTCCATTGGACCCAGAAATGATACCTTGGAAGAATCGGTTGGGTCTTCCAATATCAATAGGTTGATTGTTTCGCTCCTGTATCTTCCAAAAGGAAAAAAGATCTCTGAGAGTTGTTTCCTGAATCCGAAAGAGAGTACTTGGGTTCTCCCAATAACTAAAAAGTGTAGCATGCCTGAATCTAACTGGGGTTCGCGGTGGTGGAGGAACTGGATCGGAAAAAAGAGGGATTCTAGTTGTAAGATATCTAATGAAACCGTCGCTGGAATTGAGATCTTATTCAAAGAGAAAGATATCAAATATTTGGAGTTTCTTTTTGTATATTATATGGATGATCCGATCCGCAAGGACCGTGATTGGGAATTATTTGATCGTCTTTCTCTGAGGAAGAGGCGAAATAGAATCAACTTGAATTCGGGACCGCTATTCGAAATCTTAGTGAAACACTGGATTTCTTATCTCATGTCTGCTTTTCGTGAAAAAATACCAATTGAAGTGGAGGGTTTCTTCAAACAACAAAGGGCTGGGTCAACTATTCAATCAAATGATATTGAGCGTGTTTCCCATCTCCTCTCGAGAAAGAAGTGGGCTATTTCTTTGCAAAATTGTGCTCAATTTCATATGTGGCAATTTCGCCAAGATCTCTTCGTTAGTTGGGGGAAGAATCCGCACGAATCAGATTTTTTGAGGAACGTATCAAGAGAGAATTTTATTTGCTTAGACAGTGTGTGGTTGGTAAACAAGGATCGGTTTTTTAGAAAGGTACGGAATATATCGTCAAATATTCAATATGATTCCACAAGATCCAGTTTCGTTCAAGTAACGGATTCTAGCCAACTGAAAGGATCTTCTGATCAATCCAGAGATCATTTGGATTCCATTAGTAATGAGGATTCGGAATATCACACATTGATCAATCAAAGAGAGATTCAACCACTAAAAGAAAGATCGATTCTTTGGGATCCTTCCTTTCTTCAAACGGAAGGAACAGAGATAGAATCAGACCGATTCCCGAAATGCCTTTCTGGATATTCCTCAATGTCCCGGCTATTCACGGAACGTGAGAAGCAGATGATTAATCATCTGCTTCCGGAAGAAATCCAAGAATTTTTTGGGAATCCTACAAGATCGGTTCGTTCTTTTTTCTCTGATAGATGGTCAGAACTTCGTCTGGGTTCGAATCCTACTGAGAGGTCCACTAGAGATCAGAAATTGTTGAAGAAACAACAAGATCTTTCTTTTGTCCCTTCCAGGCGATCGGAAAATAAAGAACTGGTTAATATATTCAAGATAATTACGTATTTACAAAATACTGTCTCAATTCATCCTATTTCACCAGATCCGGGGTGTGATAGGGTTCTGAAGGATGAACCGGATATGGACAGTTCCAATAAGATTTCATTCTTGAACAAAAATCCATTTTTTGATTTATTTCATCTATTCCATGACCGGAACAGGGGAGGATACACGTTACACCACGATTTTGAATCAAAAGAGAGATTTCAAGAAATGGCAGATCTATTCACTCTATCAATAACCGAGCCGGATCTGGTGTATCATAAGGGATTTGCCTTTTCTATTGATTCCTACGGATTGGATCAAAAACAATTCTTGAATGAGGCCAGGGATGAATCGAAAAAGAAATCTTTATTGGTTCTACCTCCTATTTTTTATGAAGAGAATGAATCTTTTTCTCGAAGGATCAGAAAAAAAAGGGCCCGGATCTACTGCGGGAATGATTTGGAAGATCCAAAACCAAAAATAGTGGTATTTGCTAGCAACAACATAATGGAGGCAGTCAATCAATATAGATTGATCCAAAATCTGATTCAAATCCAATATAGTACCTATGGGTACATAAGAAATGTATTGAATCAATTCTTTTTAATGAATCGATCCGATCGCAACTTCGAATATGGAATTCAAAGGGATCAAATAGGAAAGGATACTCTGAATCATAGAACTATAATGAAATATAGGATCAACCAACATTTATCAAATTTGAAAAAGAGTCAGAAGAAACGGTTCGATCCTCTTATCTTGATTTCTCGAACCGACGAGAGATTCATGAATCGGGATCCTGATGCATATAGATACAAATGGTCCAATGGGAGCAAGAATTTCCAGGAACATTTGGAACATTTCGTTTCTGAGCAGAAGAGCCATTTTCAAATAGTGTTCGATCAATTATGTATTAATCAATATTCGATTGATTGGTCTGAGGTTATCGACAAAAAAGATTTGTCTAAGCCACTTCGTTTCTTTTTGTCCAAGTCACTTCTTTTTTTGTCCAAGTTGCTTTTCTTTTTGTCGAACTCACTTCCTTTTTTCTGTGTGAGTTTCGGGAATATCCCCATTCATGGGTCCGAGATCTACATCTATGAATTGAAAGGTCCGAATGATCAACTCTGCAATCAGTTGTTAGAATCAATAGGTCTTCAAATTGTTCATTTGAAAAAATGGAAACCCTTCTTATTGGATGATCATGATACTTCCCGAAAATGGAAATTCTTGATCAATGGAGGAACGCCCTTTTTGTTCAATAAGATACCAAAGTGGATGATTGACTCATTCCATACTAGAAATAATCGCAGGAAATCCTTTGATAACGCGGATTCCTATTTCTCAATGATATTCCACAATCAAGACAATTGGCTGAATCCCGTGAAACCATTCCATAGAAGTTCATTGATATCTTCTTTTTATAAAGCAAATCGACTTCGATTCTTGAATAATCCACATCACTTCTGCTTCTACTGTAACACAAGATTCCCCTTTTCTGTGGAAAAGGCCCGTATCAATAATTATGATTTTACGTATGGACAATTCCTCAATATCTTGTTCATTCGCAACAAAATATTTTCTTTGTGCGTCGGTAAAAAAAAGCATGCTTTTGAGGGGAGAGATACTATTTCACCAATCGAGTCACAGGTATCTAACATATTCATACCTAATGATTTTCCACAAAGTGGTGACGAAACGTATAACTTGTACAAATCTTTCCATTTTCCAAGTCGATACGATCCATTCGTTCGTAGAACTATTTACTCGATCGCAGACATTTCTGGAACACCTCTAACAGAGGGACAAATAGTCAATTTTGGAAGAACTTATTGTCAACCTCTTTCAGACATGAATCTATCTGATTCAGAAGGGAAGAACTTGCATCAGTATCTCAATTCAAACATGGGTTTGATTCACACTCCATGTTCTGAGTTACCATCCGAAAAGAGGAAAAAACGGAGTCTTTGTCTAAAGAAATGCGTTGAGAAAGGGCAGATGTATAGAACCTTTCAAGGAGATAGTGCTTTTTCAACTCTCTCAAAATGGAATCTATTCCAAACGTATATGCCATGGTTCCTTACTTCGACAGGGTACAAATATCTAAATTTGATATTTTTAGATACTTTTTCAGACCTATTGCCGATACTAAGTAGCAGTCAAAAATTTGTATCCATTTTTCATGATATTATGCATGGATCAGGTATATCATGGCGAATTCTTCAGAAAAAATGGTGTCTTCCGCAATGGAATCTGATAAGTGAGATTTCGAGTAAGTGTTTCCATAATCTTCTTCTGTCCGAAGAAATGATTCATCGAAATAATGAGTCACCATTGATATCGACACGTCCGAGATCGCCAAATGTTTGGGAGTTCCTCTATTCAATCCTTTTCCTTCTTCTTGTTGCTGGATATCTCGTTCGTACACATCTTTTCTTTGTTTCCCGGGCCTCTAGTGAGTTACAGACAGAGTTCGAAAAGGTCAAATCTTTGATGATTCCATCATCTATGATTGAGTTACGAAAACTTCTGGATAGGTATCCTACATCTGTACCGAATTCTTTCTGGTTAAAGAATCTCTTTCTAGTTGCTCTGGAACAATTAGGAGATTCTCTAGAAGAAATATGGGCTTCTGGCGGCAACATGCTTGGTCCCGCTTATGGGGTCAAATCACTACGTTCTAAGAAGAAATATTTGAGTATCAATCTCATCGATATCATCGATCTCATACCAAATCCCATCAATCGAATCACTTTTTCGAGAAATACGAGACATCTAAGTCATACAAGTAAAGAGATCTATTCATTGATAAGAAAAAGAAAAAACGTGAATGGGGGTTGGATTGATGATAAAATAGAATTCTGGGTCGCGAACAGTGATTCGATTGATGATGAAGAAAAAGAATTCTTGGTTCAGTTCTCCGCCTTAACGACAGAAAAAAGGATTGATCAAATTCTATTGAGTCTGACTCATAGTGATCATTTATCAAAGAATGACTCTGGTTATCAAATGATTGAACAACCGGGAGCAATTTACTTACGATACTTAGTTGACATTCATAAAAAGTATCTATTGAATTATGAGTTCAATACATCCTCTTTAGCAGAAAGACGGGTATTCCTTGCTCATTATCAGACAATCACTTATTCACAAACTTCGTGTGGGACTAATACTTTGCATTTCCCATCTCATGGAAAACCCTTTTCGCTCCGCTTAGCCTTATCCCCCTCTAAGGGGATTTTAGTGATAGGTTCTATAGGAACTGGACGATCCTATTTGGTCAAATACCTAGCGACAAACTCCTATGTTCCTTTCATTACGGTATTTTTGAACAAGTTCCTGGATAACAAGCCTAAAGGTTTTCTTATTGATGATATCGATATTGATGCTAGTGACGATATTGATGATAGTGACAATATTGATGCTAGTGACAATATTGATGCTAGTGACGATATTGATCGTGACCTTGATACGGAGCTGGAACTGCTAACTATGATGAATGCGCTAACTATGGATATGATGCCGGAAATAGGCCGATTTTATATCATCCTTCAATTCGAATTGGCAAAAGCAATGTCTCCCTGCATAATATGGATTCCAAACATTCATGATCTGGATGTGAATGGGTCGAATTACTTATCCCTCGGTCTATTAGCGAACCATCTCTCTGAAAGATGTTCCACTAGAAATATTCTTGTTATTGCTTCGACTCATATTCCCCAAAAAGTGGATCCCGCTCTAATAGCTCCGAATAAATTAAATACGTGCATTAAGATACGAAGGCTTCTTATTCCACAACAACGAAAGCACTTTTTC contains:
- the ycf2 gene encoding hypothetical protein RF2 codes for the protein MKGHQFQSWIFELREILREIKNSHHFLDSWIQFNSVRSFIHIFFHQERFLKLFDPRILSILLSRNSQGSTSNRYFTIKGVILFVVAVLIYRINNRNMVERKNLYLRGLLPIPMNSIGPRNDTLEESVGSSNINRLIVSLLYLPKGKKISESCFLNPKESTWVLPITKKCSMPESNWGSRWWRNWIGKKRDSSCKISNETVAGIEILFKEKDIKYLEFLFVYYMDDPIRKDRDWELFDRLSLRKRRNRINLNSGPLFEILVKHWISYLMSAFREKIPIEVEGFFKQQRAGSTIQSNDIERVSHLLSRKKWAISLQNCAQFHMWQFRQDLFVSWGKNPHESDFLRNVSRENFICLDSVWLVNKDRFFRKVRNISSNIQYDSTRSSFVQVTDSSQLKGSSDQSRDHLDSISNEDSEYHTLINQREIQPLKERSILWDPSFLQTEGTEIESDRFPKCLSGYSSMSRLFTEREKQMINHLLPEEIQEFFGNPTRSVRSFFSDRWSELRLGSNPTERSTRDQKLLKKQQDLSFVPSRRSENKELVNIFKIITYLQNTVSIHPISPDPGCDRVLKDEPDMDSSNKISFLNKNPFFDLFHLFHDRNRGGYTLHHDFESKERFQEMADLFTLSITEPDLVYHKGFAFSIDSYGLDQKQFLNEARDESKKKSLLVLPPIFYEENESFSRRIRKKRARIYCGNDLEDPKPKIVVFASNNIMEAVNQYRLIQNLIQIQYSTYGYIRNVLNQFFLMNRSDRNFEYGIQRDQIGKDTLNHRTIMKYRINQHLSNLKKSQKKRFDPLILISRTDERFMNRDPDAYRYKWSNGSKNFQEHLEHFVSEQKSHFQIVFDQLCINQYSIDWSEVIDKKDLSKPLRFFLSKSLLFLSKLLFFLSNSLPFFCVSFGNIPIHGSEIYIYELKGPNDQLCNQLLESIGLQIVHLKKWKPFLLDDHDTSRKWKFLINGGTPFLFNKIPKWMIDSFHTRNNRRKSFDNADSYFSMIFHNQDNWLNPVKPFHRSSLISSFYKANRLRFLNNPHHFCFYCNTRFPFSVEKARINNYDFTYGQFLNILFIRNKIFSLCVGKKKHAFEGRDTISPIESQVSNIFIPNDFPQSGDETYNLYKSFHFPSRYDPFVRRTIYSIADISGTPLTEGQIVNFGRTYCQPLSDMNLSDSEGKNLHQYLNSNMGLIHTPCSELPSEKRKKRSLCLKKCVEKGQMYRTFQGDSAFSTLSKWNLFQTYMPWFLTSTGYKYLNLIFLDTFSDLLPILSSSQKFVSIFHDIMHGSGISWRILQKKWCLPQWNLISEISSKCFHNLLLSEEMIHRNNESPLISTRPRSPNVWEFLYSILFLLLVAGYLVRTHLFFVSRASSELQTEFEKVKSLMIPSSMIELRKLLDRYPTSVPNSFWLKNLFLVALEQLGDSLEEIWASGGNMLGPAYGVKSLRSKKKYLSINLIDIIDLIPNPINRITFSRNTRHLSHTSKEIYSLIRKRKNVNGGWIDDKIEFWVANSDSIDDEEKEFLVQFSALTTEKRIDQILLSLTHSDHLSKNDSGYQMIEQPGAIYLRYLVDIHKKYLLNYEFNTSSLAERRVFLAHYQTITYSQTSCGTNTLHFPSHGKPFSLRLALSPSKGILVIGSIGTGRSYLVKYLATNSYVPFITVFLNKFLDNKPKGFLIDDIDIDASDDIDDSDNIDASDNIDASDDIDRDLDTELELLTMMNALTMDMMPEIGRFYIILQFELAKAMSPCIIWIPNIHDLDVNGSNYLSLGLLANHLSERCSTRNILVIASTHIPQKVDPALIAPNKLNTCIKIRRLLIPQQRKHFFTLSYTRGFHLEKKMFHTNGFGSITMGSNARDLVALTNEALSISITQKKSIIDTNTIRSALHRQAWYLRSQVRSVQDNGILFYQIGRAVAQNVLLSNCPIDPISIYMKNKSCNEGDSYLYKWYFELGTSMKKLTILLYLLSCSAGSVAQDLWSLPGPDEKNGITSYGLVENDSDLVHGLLEVEGTLVGSSRTEKDCSPFDNDRVTLLLRPEPRNPLDMMQNGSCSIFDQRFLYEKYESEFEEGERQGALDLQQIEEDLFNHIVWAPRIWRPWGFLFDCIERPNELGFPYWSRSFRGKRIIYDEEDELQENGSEFLQSGTMQYQTRDRSSKEQGLFRISQFIWDPADPLFFLFKDQPPGSVFSHRELFADEEMSKGLLTSQMDPPTSIYKRWFIKNTQEKHFELLINRQRWLRTNSSLSNGSFRSNTLSESYQYLSTLFLSNGTLLDQMTKTLLRKRWLFPDEMKIGFM